Proteins co-encoded in one Paraburkholderia terrae genomic window:
- a CDS encoding PepSY-associated TM helix domain-containing protein — translation MRPVLVRLHRWFGIGIALFLFVAGLTGALIAWDHELDAMLNPTFFYARSDAQPLPSLELARRVEAGDPRLQVTYLPLSVEPGHALQMMVLPRVDPKTNQPYTLDFNQIAVDPATGAIQSRREWGALSVARLNLMPFIYKLHYTLFLPFTGGIDIGTWLMGIVGIVWIFDSVIALVLSFPSMKAWKKSFAFRVRRGGYALTFDLHRSGGVWIWGLLLMMAVTSVSMNLSTPVVQPVVKFFSTLTPTPFTDPSLLPNAKPNEAPIAREAILKQAIQARADKHIEAPPGAIYYAPMFHVYGIGYFGAGDDHGDGGLGNAWTYWNAQNGQPLGAQIPGKGTAGDLFMQAQFPLHSGRILGVGGRILISCVGVMVAVLSATGLLIWLKKMNARRLASSTRKTKTRVVQTQTESAASR, via the coding sequence CTGGTTCGGCATCGGCATCGCGCTGTTTCTGTTCGTCGCGGGACTGACGGGTGCGCTGATCGCGTGGGATCACGAACTCGACGCGATGCTCAATCCCACCTTCTTCTATGCGCGCAGCGACGCGCAGCCGCTGCCGTCGCTGGAACTCGCGCGCCGTGTCGAAGCAGGCGATCCGCGCCTTCAGGTGACCTACCTGCCGCTATCCGTCGAACCGGGGCACGCGTTGCAGATGATGGTGCTGCCGCGCGTCGATCCAAAAACGAACCAGCCGTACACGCTCGACTTCAATCAGATCGCCGTCGATCCCGCGACGGGCGCAATCCAGAGCCGCCGTGAATGGGGCGCGCTGTCTGTCGCGCGGCTGAATCTGATGCCGTTCATCTACAAGCTGCACTACACGCTGTTCCTGCCGTTCACGGGGGGCATCGACATCGGCACGTGGCTGATGGGTATCGTCGGGATCGTGTGGATTTTCGATAGCGTGATCGCGCTCGTGCTGTCGTTCCCGAGCATGAAGGCGTGGAAGAAGTCGTTCGCGTTTCGTGTGCGGCGCGGCGGCTACGCGCTCACGTTCGACTTGCATCGCTCGGGCGGTGTCTGGATCTGGGGATTGCTGCTGATGATGGCGGTAACATCGGTGTCGATGAATCTGTCGACGCCTGTCGTGCAGCCCGTCGTCAAGTTCTTCTCGACGCTCACGCCGACGCCGTTCACCGATCCATCGTTGCTGCCCAACGCAAAGCCGAACGAAGCACCGATCGCGCGCGAAGCGATCCTGAAGCAAGCGATCCAGGCGCGCGCGGACAAGCACATCGAAGCGCCGCCGGGCGCGATCTACTACGCGCCGATGTTCCATGTGTACGGCATCGGCTATTTCGGCGCCGGCGACGATCACGGCGACGGCGGTCTCGGCAACGCGTGGACATACTGGAATGCGCAGAATGGCCAGCCGCTAGGCGCGCAGATTCCCGGCAAGGGAACAGCAGGCGACCTCTTCATGCAGGCGCAATTCCCGCTGCATTCGGGGCGCATTCTCGGCGTCGGCGGGCGAATCCTGATCAGCTGTGTCGGCGTGATGGTCGCCGTGCTGAGCGCAACAGGCCTCTTGATCTGGCTGAAGAAGATGAACGCGCGCCGCCTGGCGTCGAGTACACGCAAGACAAAGACGCGCGTCGTTCAGACGCAGACGGAAAGCGCCGCTTCGCGCTAA